Sequence from the Clostridium botulinum genome:
TTTCATATAGCGACATATAACTTCCGCTTTTTTTCCCCATAATATTATAGGGATTAGATCAGCTTTTCTTGTACCATCTAAACTTTTAAATGGTCTATCTACTGCAATTATGAATTTACTATATGTTTTACTATCTTTTTCTGTACACATAAGTTCAGGGTCCTTTATAAAATTTCCTACTAATACTATTTTATTCATTATATTACACCTCCTGAATATTTCTTTATTAATTCTATCCAGATAATGTAATTATATTCATTTAAATATAGTTATTCTAATGTCTGTTTCTTAAATTGCTCTAACACACAATTTATTTCAACTCCTAAAATAAATAAAATAGAGATTAAAAATAGCCAAGTCATCAATATAAAAACAGCTCCAAGACTCCCATAAAATCTCGAAAAATTCCTAAAATTATCTATATAAAAAGAAAATCCATAGGATGTTACTATCCATCCCAGTGTACTAAATATTGATCCTGGTATTACTTCTCGCCACCTTAATCTTTTAGAAGGGGTAAATCTATATATTGATGCAAAGATGAAAATCATTATAATTACAACAAATGCATATCTACATATATTCCATAAAATTATAACTAAATTTGTAAAAGGTATAACTTTCACGATGTAATTTCCTATTACATTTCCAAATACGAGCATAGATAATGCCAATATTATAGTTAGGGCTAATGCTATTACACTTATCATAGAAATTATTAATCTTTTTATAAAGGATCTATGTTCCTTAAAATTATAAGCCTTATTTACACCTTTAATTACAGCTCTAAAACCAGATGATGAAGTCCATAAAGCTAATAAAATAGAGATTCCTAATAATCCTGTATACTGTTTATCAAAAACTTCAACTATTATTGAAGCAGTCAAATCAAACACGGCTTCTGGAACTATAGCTCTTATTCCATTTAGTATTTGTATGGAATCCATGTTACTGAATCCTATTAATGTTATTAAGAAAATAATAAATGGAAAAAATGATAAAAGTAAATAATATGCTAATTGAGATGCTAGTGCAAAAATATCATCATTTTTTACTTTTACAATCAAATGTAATAATAATCTTAGTCTTTGTCTTATACTCATATTTTTATGACTCATTAACTCACCATTTCCTATCTTTAAATATTATCTCATTAATACTTATATAAAATTATATTTATACCTCATTCTCCTTATCCATTTAAATAAATAAATTAATTATGATAACAAGCCGTAAACAGATTTCATAATTCCCTATGAATTTTATAATTGAAATATTGCACAGATTTACACATTAAGCATTATATCTTTATTCTCATATTTTATAGATAAAATTTATAAAATATTCATTATATAAAAAATAAGGTCTACATTAATAAATATTCCTATTTTCAACAAAATTATAGGACTTAACACTTAATCAGCATTAAATCCTATAATAAACTAAACTTTAATATGTTAATTATACATATTATAATTTATAAATTTTATCTCTATTATTAATTACATTTTTAGTCGCATTTCTTGTATCATAAACAACTTTAGCTTTACTTACTATGTCTTCATAATCATAGCAACTATGGTTAGTTGTTATTACAACAATATCACTTTCATCTATAACTTCTTTCCAATCTACAGAGTTATAAACTTTATTCTTATATTTAGAAACTTCGCAATATGGATCATTGATTATTACGTTAGCTCCATTCTTTTCAAAAAGTTCTATTACTTTAAATGCTGGTGATTCTCTATAATCATCAATATCATTTTTATAAGCAACTCCTAATACAAGAACTTTTGAACCGTTAAGTGCCTTTTTATGCTTATTTAATATCTTCATTACATTATCTAATACAAATTCAGGCATTGAATCATTTATTTCTCCTGAAGTTTCTATTAATCTTGTATGATAATCATATTCTTTTGCTTTCCATTCTAAATAAAACGGATCAAGTGGTATACAGTGTCCGCCTAAACCTGGACCTGGATAAAATGGCATAAATCCATATGGTTTAGTTTTAGCTGCATCTATAACTTCCCATACATCTATTCCCATTCTGTTACATAGTATAGCCATTTCATTAGCTAATCCAATATTAATATTTCTGAATGTATTCTCTAATATCTTTTCCATTTCAGCTACTGCTGGTGATGAAACAGTATGTATTTCACCTTCTAAAATATTTCTATATAATGCTGCTGCAACTTCTGTACAATCTTCACTACATCCACCAACAACTTTAGGTGTATTTTTAGTATTGAAGTTTTTATTACCTGGATCAACTCTCTCTGGTGAAAATGCTAAGAAAAAGTCTACTCCACATTTCAATCCATTTTCTTCTAATATAGGCTTAAGAACTTCTTCTGTTGTTCCTGGATAAGTTGTACTTTCAAGAACTATTAACATACCTTTGTGCATGTATTTTGCAACACTTTTTGTTGATTCTACAACATATGATAAATCTGGTTGCTTATATAAATCAAGTGGTGTAGGTACACAAATACAAATAGTATCTACATCTTTTACAAAACTGAAATCTGTAGTAGCTCTTAATATTTTATCATTAACTAACATCTTTAATTTTTCGTCTACTACATCACCTATGTAATTATTACCTTCATTAACCATTTTAACTTTTTGATCTTGAACATCAAATCCAATGGTTTCATATCCTGCACTTGCTTTTTCTACAGCTAATGGTAAACCAACGTATCCTAATCCCACTACGCCTACTTTAGCAGTTCTATTATTTATTTTTTCTAATAATTGTTGCTTTAATCCTGACATCTATTTTATACCTCCTAAATCTACACACTCAACTTTTTCATTAGATTTTATATATTCTTCATTACAACTTTCACAAATTGCTTTGTTTTCTTTAAAATCCAACTTTGAGCCACATTTACATACATAGCCTTTAACTATTGCTGGATTTCCAACAACTAAAGCATAATCTGGTATATTTTTAGTAACTACAGCTCCAGCTCCAATTAAAGCATACTTCCCTATGTTATGACCACATACTATTGTTACGTTTGCTCCAACTGATGCACCTTTTCCTATAATAGTCTGTTTATATTCACTTTTTCTTTCTATAAAACTTCTAGGATTTATTACATTAGTAAATACACAAGATGGTCCTAAAAATACATCATCTTCACAAATAACGCCAGTATACACAGATACATTATTTTGTATTTTAACTCCATTACCTAATTTTACTCCAGGAGATATAACAACATTTTGACCTATATTACATTTTTCACCCATTGTAGAATTACTCATAATATGAGAAAAATGCCATACTTTTGTTCCTTCTCCTATTTCAACATTATCATCTATATAACTGGATTCATGTACAAAATACTTCTTATCCATAAATTATACCTCTCTATTCCTTTATAGAATCAATTATATATCTTATTTGTTCTTCTGTTAATTCTGGATAAATAGGAATTGCGAATGTTCTATGTGAAAGATATTCTGCAACTGGCATATCCCCTTCTTTATATCCAAGATCTTTATATACTTTTTGTAAATGTAATGGAACTGGATAATATACCCCTGCTGCCACACCTTTATCTTTAAGCTTATTTAACATTTTTTCTCTATCTTCTGTTTGTAATACATATTGATGATATACTGATTCATTTTCTTCTCTAACACTTGGTGTAACTACATTTGAATCTTTAAAGTTTTCATCATATATTTTTGCTATTTCTTTTCTCTTTGAATTCCATTTATCTAAATGAGGTAATTTTACCTTCAATATTGCTGCTTGAATAGCATCTAATCTAGAGTTATACCCTATTAAATAATTGTAGTACTTTAATGGGTTATATACTGTATCATCTCCAGTATTAGATTTATCTATGTCTTCATTTATATTATTTAATAAATTATATGCTTTTTGTCCTGTTTCGCCGCTTCCATGAGTTCTTAATGCTCTAGCTATAGTTGCAACATTATCATCAGATGTTACTATCATACCACCATCGCCAGCACATGAAAGATTTTTTGTTGGGAAGAATGAAAAACAAGCCATGTCACTTAATGCCCCTATCATTTTTCCTTTATATTTAGCTCCAACTGCTTGACAAGCATCTTCAATAACTTTTAAATTATATTTTTTAGCTATTTTATTTATTTCATCCATATCAGCACTTTGTCCAAAGATATGAACAGGTATAATTGCTTTTGTTTTTTTAGTAATTTTTTCTTCTATCTTGCTTGGATCTATATTAAAAGTATCTTTCTCTGCATCTACAAAAACTGGCTTTGCTCCTACAGCAGATATACATTCAGCTGAGGCAAAGTAAGTAAATGTTGAAGTTATTACTTCATCACCAGCTCCAATTCCTAAAGATTTTAATGCAATAACTAATGCATCTGTTCCATTTCCTACTGAAATAGCATGCTTAACGCCTATATAATCTGCAAAATCCTTTTCAAAATCAGATACATTTTTTCCCATAATATAATTTGCAGAAGATAATACTTCCTTAGTTACTCTATCTAAATCTTCAGAAATAGACTTATATTGAGCTTTTAAATCAATTAATGGAATATTCATTTTCCTCGCTCCTTTGATTTTACTTATATTACCAATTTATTGTTTTGATAATTCATTTCTACTAAATTATAACAAATATTTAAACCCTAAATATTAATTATTTATAAAAAATATCTTATCTCATTAAATTAGTTATCATAAAGCTATTTCTTTTGATAAACTAACATGAATATTTTAACATACTTAAATAGATAAATAAACTTTTTATTTTATATGGACAGAAACAAAAAAATCTGCACTAATGCTACTTTAAAAGTAGTTCATATAAAAGTATTTTTTGTATAAATATAATAAAATATTACATAATTTATTATATTTCTTTAAAAAACACCTACTTGAATAAATATAATTCATTCAAGTAAGTGTTTAATTAATCTCTTCATACTCTTATTAATTAATGTGCATGATATTCTTTTACTATTTTTTGTACTAATTTTTTAATTACACTAGCTTCAGCTATTAAAGATAGAACTAATAAAAATACAGTTATTCTCTCTTCTTCTTCTGAGTCTTTTAAATTTAAACATTTGACTCTTTCTTTTAACTTCTTTTCATTTTCCAATGATGCCTTTAAATACTCATCTAAGCTTTCATCTTGTATTTCAGAAAATATTTTGTAAGCATCTTGCCAACCAATTATATCATCATTTCTTTCATTTATTTCATTAAATGCCAAACTAAAAACTTTTTTTATCTCTTCAGTAGTTAGTACTGGTCTCATATAACTTAATAATACAAGCTGAATTAAATGTATTTTTGTATAGCCTCTTTTTTTTCCATCCTCAGGCTTTGTTATAACTTCACTTTTTATATAATTTTGAACTATATTATTAGTAAATTTTTCATCCATAAATTTATCATTTAAGTAGTCTATAACTTGAGATAAAAATAAATCATATTTGGGTAAATCTTCATATGAAATTAAACTATTTTCCGATATCTTTTCAACTATTTCTTTTATATAAGACGACTCCATATGATCATTCATATAATATCCCACACTTTCTTAGTATATTTACATAAAAGTATATAGTAAAAATAAACTTATTACAAGTTATTTTTACCATTATAATACTCTACATATACTTTTATTATATAATATAGTTTAAAATTTTAATATTAGCAAGAATAAACTATATTTTTTTGCCTTTTTATTATTTTTCATTTTATTTTTAATTATTTTAAAATATTATATAGAAAATTAATATTTTTTGTATCTTTAAGACAATATACATTAATTTTTTATGTATTTTTAAGATTTTCTGTGTTTTTTAATATTTATTCATGAAATTGGTAATTATCCATTTTTACTAATTATTACTAATTGATTTTACTTTTTTTTATTTTAATATAGGCTTATCCCATTTAACCTTAGTCGTTATGCAATTCCCCCTATTAAATTCTCCTTATATTACATAGCAAAAAATTCTAGAAATTCTATTGACATTTCTAAAATATGGTAGTATATTTTATATATAATGTTTATTAAAGTTGAAATTTGTAATTTATTATACAAAAAACATAAAATATCTATTGACTTTATATTACATACTTGGTAATATGTCAGAGTAGAATGTCGAACATTGTAAATTAGGAGGAATTTTATTATGAAATCAACAGGTGTAGTTAGAAGAGTAGACGAATTAGGTAGAATCGTTATTCCAATAGAATTAAGAAGAACTTTAGATATCGCTGAAAAAGATGCTTTAGAAATTTATGTAGATGGTGAACAAATAATCCTTAAGAAATATGAACCAGCTTGTATCTTCTGTGGAGATGCAAGAGATGTTATAAACTATAAAGGAAAAAATGTTTGTACTAATTGTTTAGATGAAATCAAAAACAATAGATAATACCTAATAATACTTATATAAAATAAACAGCACCTCTGAATTTAGAGGTGCTGTTTATTTCATGTTTATATATCAATTGAAAACTTATAGACTTCACTTTTAGGTATACCCCTATCTTTAGCAACAGCCTTAATAGCATCTTTCTTACTTATACCTTCATTTATATATTTCATTATGTGATCTTCAATTGATAAATCAATCCATTCACTTTCTCTCTCTTGTTTTATTTCTTCAAGTCTTTTACCCTCAAGTACAAGTACAAACTCACCTCTAGGTTTATTCTCTGTGAAGTAATTAATAGATTCTTCAATAGTACCTCTAAATATTTGTTCATATAATTTTGTCAGCTCTCTACAAACTGCAATTTGTCTATTTCCAAATGAATTATATAAAAAAGATAATGTATCAAGCAATCTATGTGGTGCTTCATAAAATATTAAAGTCTCCTGACTTTGAAGTAATTCTTCCTTTATTGCATTTCTATCTTTGTTTTCTCTAGGTAAAAAACCTCTAAAAATAAATTTTGTTGTATCTAACCCTGAGTATACCAAAGCTGTTGTTATAGCTGTTGCACCAGGTAGAACATTAAATGCAATTCCTTCTTCTATGCATCTTTTAACTATAACACTTCCAGGATCAGATATACCAGGAGTTCCTGCATCTGACACCAATGCTATGCTTTGCCCATTTAAAAGCCTATCAATAATTTCATTACTCTTATCTTTCTCATTAAATTTATGATAACTTATTAATGTCTTCTTTATATCAAAATGATTTAATAATTTTAAAGTCTGTCTAGTGTCTTCTGCTGCTATAATATCTGCTTCATTTAGTACTTCCAATGCTCTTAATGTTATATCTTTTAAATTACCTATTGGCGTTGGTACTAAATACAACTTTCCTACTTCCATTTTATATCCTCCCATATATTTCATCTATTTGCTTTGTATAAGATCCATCCTCATTATGAACATATAAAGGAATATCCCATTTTAAATATGAACCGCCATCTCTTTGTCCTTCTACTAGCACTATATTTGCTGCCTTACCAGGCTTAGGATATACCATTCTAACTCTTTTAGGTTCTATTTTATATTTTCTCATTAAAGTAAATATATCTGCTAATCTCTCTGGTCTATGTACTATAAACATTCTACCATTGTCTTTTAGTAATATTTTAGATGCATAAATAACATCTTCAAGATTGCATAAAACTTCATGTCTTGCAATAGCAAGTTTATCGCTAGGATTTATAATTCCTGCATTATTCAACTTGTATGGTGGGTTTACAGTAACTACATCAAACTTATCCATTTTCTTTAAATACTCTATATTTTTTAAATCTTCTTTTATAATTGTAATCTTATCTTCTAATGCATTTAATTTTACACTTTTCTCTGCCATCTTAACCATTTCTTCTTGTATCTCTAATCCATAAATCTCTTTTGGGTTATACTTTCCATACAACAAAAAAGGTATTATTCCTGTACCTGTACATAAATCAATAACTCTATGTTTATTCTTAATATTTGCAAAATCAGATAATATTACAGCATCTACACCAAATTTAAATCCATTAACCTTTTGTATTAATTGTAGGCCTTTTAATTGTAGATCATCTATAACTTCATCTGTATCTAAATTAATTAAATTATTTTCAAGCATAGTTATCTTCCTTTATCCATATATTCTAAATAATTATAACTTATACATATATTCTAAACAACTTAATATGATTTTAGTAATTTATTTTCTAATTCTTCTTTAACAAACTGTTTATACATGCATAATAAAATCAGGTAAACGTAGTTTCATATACTGCAGTTAACTTTAAATAGAAATAATTTTTATATACAACAAAATAAGACTAGACAATTATATATCTAGCCTTATTTTAAATATTATATATTATAAAATTCTTCTAGCCGCATAGAATTTATATACTGATGATACTTTTACAACATCTCCTGTTTGTGGTGCATGAATCATGCTACCTCCACCAACATATATACCAACGTGACCTGCATGAGTAAATACTAAATCACCTGGTTGTAATTGACTTTGTGATACAGGTACTCCTACCCCTATTTGTGAGTAAGTAGTTCTTGTTATATCAACACCAGCTGCTTTTCTATACACATATTGAGTAAATCCTGAACAGTCAAAGTTGCTTGGACCTGTTGCTCCATATACATAAGCTTTTCCTAAATGATTGTATGCTTCATTTAATATAGCTTGGGCATTACCTGCTGATGGAACAGTAACATTTGTAGAACCTGAGTTTCCTCTATTTGGAGTGTTAGCTGAAGCTGCTGCTGATGCCGCTGCTGCTTTTTTCGCTTCCTCTTCTTGTTCTTTTTGTGATACTGCACTCTTTGCACTTTCAATCTTTGCGTTTACTTCTTCTATTACTATTGGACTCTTAAGTTGGTTATCTCTTATATTTCTTAATTGAGAAATTGCTGATTTTAAATCACCAAGAGAACTGCTTGAGCTGTTTATTACATCTATTTGTGATTTAACAACATCTCTTTCCATTTGTGATAAATACTCTTCATCAAATTTCTTCTTTTCGTCTTTTGTCTTTTCAACTAATACTTCTTGATCTTTTTTCTTAACATCTAATTCTGATAAACTTACTTGAACTTCTGCATTAAGCTTGTCTATTTCTTTCTTTTTATCTTCCAAAGAAGTTATCTTTTCATTTAATGAATCTCTTTTTTCAGTTATTTCTTTTATAGCCTTTTTATCTCTACCTAAAATTCTACCTAATGATTCTGCTCTTGTAAAAAAGTCACTAGTAGATTCTGATTCAAATAAGAAGTTTAAATAACTAAATTCCATATTTCCAGACATATATATAGCCTTAAGTCTTTCACCTAGTGCTAAATCTAAGCTAGTAATTTCCTCTTTACATTGTTCTATGTCTTTAGTTGTATTATCAATTTGTGTATTGATATTCTTAACTTCCTTTTTATTATTAGAAACCGTTTGTTCTAATGGCTCTATTTGAGCATCTAAGTCATAAATTTTATCTTGAATTTCATTTATATTACGTTCTATTTCAGCATATTTTTGTCTTGTTTCACTTAATTCTTGATTTCCAGGCGTAGCAAAAGCTGGCGCTGAAGACCCTGCAATAATCATAGTAGCTAGCATTGCAGCTAAAATCTTTTTCCTCATCCAATGCCGGTTCGTTTCGAACCTTCCCTCCTTCATATTAACAAAATGCGTTTACATATCTAAAATTATATCACTTTACATATATATGGACAACTTTTCTACCCCATTAATTCTAAGCATTATCCTATATTTTTTTTAAAATGGTCCATAATCCCCTATTTTTCTAAAAGATGCTACATAAAACCCATTGAGAATAGGGGGTTCTAATATATTCAGTCATACTCTTTAAAAATATAAATCCTAAATCATGAATACAATTTCTGTAAAAGTTTACATCATATTGTTATAGTAACACAAAAATCAATAAAATTGAATTCTTGACATAAGTTTTTTTTGATAATATAATTATCCCCATCTGCACTATTTAATACAATATAAAAAAACTTAAGGCATACCCTTAAGTTTTTTTTATAACTTTTTATAAAATAAAGGGGTGACGTAATGTTAAATAATATAAAAGCTGCAATATTTGATTTAGATGGAACATTAGTGGATTCAATGATGATTTGGCAACAAATAGATATAGATTATCTTAAGGAAAAGGGTCATGAACTACCTAACGATTTGAAAAATGATATAATTCATTTAAGTTTTAAACAGACAGCAGCTTATTTTAAAAACAGATTTAATATAGATGATTCAATTGAAACAATATTAAAACATTGGCATGATATGGCCTTTGAATATTATTCAACAAAAGTAAAATTGAAAGATGGAGTAATAGAATTTTTAGATAAACTAAAATCTAACAATATAAAAATCGGACTAGCTACAAGTAACTCTAACGAATTATTAGAAGTTTGTTTAAAAGCAAATAACATCTATGATTATTTTGATTCAATAACTACTACAGGTGAAACTGAAAAAGGAAAAGATTCTCCAGATGTATACTTACTTGCGGCTAAGAGATTAGATACTCCTCCTGATAAATGTATAGTATTTGAAGATATCCTACCTGCTATAAATTCAGCAAAAGTAGCTGGAATGAAAGTTATTGCCGTAAGAGACGAATTTAGTATAGATTCTAAAGAGGCTATCATAAATGCTTCTGATAAATACATAACATCATTTTTTGAATTAATATGACAAGTTGTTATATGAGCGTTATAGATGAAAATTTAAGCTTTTCTAATAAAATATATAGTTTTAAATTTCATTAGCTGTCTAATATCAATTCTCAATTAAATCTCTAAAACCTTAGATTTAATCAGTTCTTCAATATTTGAAAATTCTATAATTTCATATACAAAAAAAGTGGCTTTTACAATAAAGCCACTTTTTATTGATTATAAATAGTAATATTACTATTTTTTTTCAACACCATATTTATCTGATAATTGTTTTATCATTTCTAAATATTTGTTTTGTTGTCTTTCATTTATAAGTTGTCTTAAAACTGCATCCTTAACTTGTTCAAATGGTACAGTTGTGCTTTCAGCTTTATCTTCCACTAATATTAAGTGGTAACCAAATTGAGTCTTAACTGGTTCACTAACTATTCCAACTTCTGATTCGAAAGCAACTTTTTCAAATTCTGGTACCATAGCACCTTTTCCAAAATTGCCCAAACTTCCACCTTGTTCTTTAGATGGACAAGTTGAATATTTTTTAGCAGCTTCTTCAAATGCTAATCCATTTGCTATTTCTTCTTTTATAGAAGTAGCTTCTTCTTCAGTCTTAACTAAAATATGTTTTGCTGAAACTGTTGGTGGATTTATAAACATATTTGCATTATCATCATAATATTTTTTAACATCTTCATCAGTAACTGTAACATCTGCTAATACTTTATTGATTGCTAATTGAGTTAACGCTTCTTTTGCTAATCCCTCAACTAAATTTTTATATTCTTCAGTCTCATCTATTTTTAATTCCTTACCAAAGTTACGCATTAATTCAAAAGCTACCACTTGTTCTAATAATGCTTCCCTTCCTTGTTCTCCTTGGAACATAGCTCTTCTTTCTTGTGGATATCTATTTAGTACTGCATCTAAGTCTTTATCTTTGATTTCGTTTCCGGCAACAATTGCCAATACCTTATTTTCCATGTTAATTCTCCTTTTTAGCTAATTTTTTATATACCTCTATATTTTAACAATATATATCTCTACTAACAATAAAAAAAGAAAATTTATTATTATTATTTATAAAAATGATATACTAATTAAGGGTGATTTTATGAATAACATATTAAAAAATGATTGGAATAATTACATAGGTAATGAATTTGAAAAAGATTATTATCTTAAATTAAGAAAAAATTTAGCACAAGAGTATAAGACAAAAACGATATACCCTGATATGTATAACATTTTCAATGCTCTTCATTACACAGCTTTTGATGACGTTAAAGTAGTTATATTAGGCCAAGATCCTTATCATGGTCCAAATCAAGCTCATGGGTTAAGTTTTTCAGTAAATCCAGGAGTTAGGACTCCACCATCACTTTTAAATATATATAAAGAATTAAAAGATGATATTGGATGTTATATACCTAATAATGGTTACTTAAAGAAATGGGCTGATCAAGGTGTTCTGTTATTAAATACAGTGCTTACTGTAAGAGCTGGTGAAGCTAATTCACATAAAAATATAGGATGGCAAATATTCACTGACAACATAATAAAGGTATTAAATACTAGAGAAAAACCTATTGTATTTATACTTTGGGGAAATAATGCAATAAGAAAAGAAGAACTTATAACAAATCCCAAGCATCATATAATAAAATCAGTTCATCCTAGTCCTCTTTCTGCATCTAGAGGTTTTTTTGGTAGTAAGCCCTTTTCAAAAACTAATGAATTTTTGAAAAATGATAATGAAATTCCTATAGATTGGCAAATAGAAAATCTTTAGATTTTATTAAAAGTGGATATTTATAGTTCATAGTATAATCAAAGTTTACAGACTTTTAAAAGATCAATTAAGAAATTTAAAGATTTTTACTATTTACTATATTAATATCCACTTTTAATATTAGAATTTATATGATTTTGACTCTTACCAATTTTTAGTTAAAAGAGTCTTAATAAATTTATACATCTTTAATTTATGTCTTGATTTACATTATTTCACAGCTTATTATATATGGTTTTCTTTATGCTCTTCTATTTTAGAATAGATTAATGAGCCTATTATTCCTAATACTCCACCTGCTGCAAAGAAAAATACTGCATTATCAAAAATTGTACCAATAATAGTTCCAATTCCAACTCCCATTGCAATTCCTTTGGCTAAATTTTCATATTCCTTATCAGTTAACATAATCTTTTCTAACATTAAACTCATCTCCAATCTAAAATATTTTTATTTTATAATGCTATATAGTACTAATTTTATATTAGTACTCTTAAAAGTTTAT
This genomic interval carries:
- a CDS encoding NlpC/P60 family protein, whose translation is MRKKILAAMLATMIIAGSSAPAFATPGNQELSETRQKYAEIERNINEIQDKIYDLDAQIEPLEQTVSNNKKEVKNINTQIDNTTKDIEQCKEEITSLDLALGERLKAIYMSGNMEFSYLNFLFESESTSDFFTRAESLGRILGRDKKAIKEITEKRDSLNEKITSLEDKKKEIDKLNAEVQVSLSELDVKKKDQEVLVEKTKDEKKKFDEEYLSQMERDVVKSQIDVINSSSSSLGDLKSAISQLRNIRDNQLKSPIVIEEVNAKIESAKSAVSQKEQEEEAKKAAAASAAASANTPNRGNSGSTNVTVPSAGNAQAILNEAYNHLGKAYVYGATGPSNFDCSGFTQYVYRKAAGVDITRTTYSQIGVGVPVSQSQLQPGDLVFTHAGHVGIYVGGGSMIHAPQTGDVVKVSSVYKFYAARRIL
- a CDS encoding HAD family hydrolase, whose protein sequence is MLNNIKAAIFDLDGTLVDSMMIWQQIDIDYLKEKGHELPNDLKNDIIHLSFKQTAAYFKNRFNIDDSIETILKHWHDMAFEYYSTKVKLKDGVIEFLDKLKSNNIKIGLATSNSNELLEVCLKANNIYDYFDSITTTGETEKGKDSPDVYLLAAKRLDTPPDKCIVFEDILPAINSAKVAGMKVIAVRDEFSIDSKEAIINASDKYITSFFELI
- a CDS encoding peptidylprolyl isomerase; this encodes MENKVLAIVAGNEIKDKDLDAVLNRYPQERRAMFQGEQGREALLEQVVAFELMRNFGKELKIDETEEYKNLVEGLAKEALTQLAINKVLADVTVTDEDVKKYYDDNANMFINPPTVSAKHILVKTEEEATSIKEEIANGLAFEEAAKKYSTCPSKEQGGSLGNFGKGAMVPEFEKVAFESEVGIVSEPVKTQFGYHLILVEDKAESTTVPFEQVKDAVLRQLINERQQNKYLEMIKQLSDKYGVEKK
- a CDS encoding uracil-DNA glycosylase, producing MNNILKNDWNNYIGNEFEKDYYLKLRKNLAQEYKTKTIYPDMYNIFNALHYTAFDDVKVVILGQDPYHGPNQAHGLSFSVNPGVRTPPSLLNIYKELKDDIGCYIPNNGYLKKWADQGVLLLNTVLTVRAGEANSHKNIGWQIFTDNIIKVLNTREKPIVFILWGNNAIRKEELITNPKHHIIKSVHPSPLSASRGFFGSKPFSKTNEFLKNDNEIPIDWQIENL